One Miscanthus floridulus cultivar M001 chromosome 11, ASM1932011v1, whole genome shotgun sequence DNA window includes the following coding sequences:
- the LOC136494169 gene encoding cationic peroxidase SPC4-like — translation MTMARSSSSRPAVATVLLLAVSALCAALSSATVTVNEPIVNGLSWSFYDASCPSVEGIVRWHVADALRSDIGIAAGLIRIFFHDCFPQGCDASVLLSGSDSEQNLGPNETLRPEARKLIDDIRAAVHAACGPKVSCADIITLATRDAVVASGGPFFEVPLGRRDGLAPASRDLVFTLPGPDTDVPKLLGKFKNRSLDAVDLVALSGAHTVGRGHCGSFNSRLPPNADDGTMVPSFRRTLAAKCAKDPNAAQVLDVRTPNAFDNKYYFDLIAKQGLFKSDQGLMNDANTNRTATRYALNQAAFFDQFSRSMVKMSQMDVLTGNAGEVRFNCAVPNARRGDISSGQLGDEGLAADA, via the exons ATGACGATGGCCAGGTCCAGCAGTAGTAGACCAGCTGTGGCCACCGTGCTGCTGCTGGCCGTCTCAGCGCTCTGCGCCGCCCTCTCGTCGGCCACCGTGACCGTGAACGAGCCCATCGTCAACGGCCTCTCCTGGAGCTTCTACGACGCGTCCTGCCCCTCCGTGGAGGGCATCGTGCGCTGGCACGTCGCCGACGCACTCCGCAGCGACATCGGCATCGCCGCGGGACTCATCCGCATcttcttccacgactgcttcCCGCAG GGCTGCGACGCGTCCGTCCTCCTGTCGGGTTCCGACAGCGAGCAGAATCTGGGACCCAACGAGACGCTCCGTCCCGAGGCGCGAAAGCTCATCGACGACATCCGCGCCGCCGTCCACGCCGCCTGCGGCCCCAAGGTGTCCTGCGCCGACATCATCACGCTAGCCACCCGGGACGCCGTCGTCGCG TCTGGAGGTCCCTTCTTCGAGGTGCCTCTGGGCCGCCGCGACGGGCTGGCGCCGGCGTCCCGCGACCTGGTCTTCACTCTGCCGGGCCCCGATACTGACGTGCCCAAACTGCTGGGGAAGTTCAAGAACCGGAGCCTCGACGCGGTCGACCTCGTGGCGCTCTCCGGCGCGCACACCGTCGGCCGCGGCCACTGCGGCTCCTTCAACAGCCGCCTGCCGCCCAACGCGGACGACGGCACCATGGTCCCGTCGTTCcggcggacgctggcggcaaagtGCGCCAAGGACCCCAACGCGGCGCAGGTGCTGGACGTGCGCACGCCCAACGCCTTCGACAACAAGTACTACTTCGACCTCATCGCCAAGCAGGGGCTGTTCAAGTCGGACCAGGGACTTATGAACGACGCCAACACCAACCGCACCGCCACGCGCTACGCGCTCAACCAGGCCGCCTTCTTCGACCAGTTCTCCAGGTCCATGGTGAAGATGAGCCAGATGGACGTGCTCACGGGCAACGCCGGAGAGGTCCGCTTCAACTGCGCCGTGCCCAACGCCCGCCGCGGCGATATCTCATCAGGCCAGCTCGGCGACGAGGGGCTCGCCGCCGACGCTTGA